A portion of the Drosophila sechellia strain sech25 chromosome 2R, ASM438219v1, whole genome shotgun sequence genome contains these proteins:
- the LOC6610085 gene encoding trypsin 3A1, with protein MTSLDLRLAVALCLIWSTAAQNSTDGGQDGRIVGGWETHITFFPHQVSLQLGTRHACGGTIISPTIILTAAHCVLEYSKPQYYVIRAGSSDWSKGGSYIRIKQIIPHPKFHDPTRMNNDIAIVQLQQPLVYSQDIRPISLATNKDIIMPTAQLFVSGWGSTSISQMQPEKRLRYTVVHLRDQNQCARNYFGAGTVTNTMFCAGTQVGGRDSCQGDSGGPLVTSIDGQLKLYGIVSWGFGCANAMFPGIYTKVSAYDDWIAQTIEELV; from the coding sequence ATGACGAGCTTGGACTTGAGACTGGCAGTAGCGCTCTGTCTAATCTGGTCGACGGCTGCCCAGAACTCCACGGATGGCGGACAGGATGGCCGCATTGTCGGCGGCTGGGAAACGCACATCACCTTCTTTCCGCACCAAGTATCCCTGCAGTTGGGCACTCGGCATGCATGCGGTGGAACCATTATTTCGCCCACCATCATCTTGACTGCTGCTCACTGTGTGCTGGAGTATAGCAAACCGCAATATTACGTGATTCGAGCCGGATCGAGCGATTGGTCGAAGGGCGGCAGCTATATTCGCATCAAACAGATCATTCCGCATCCCAAGTTCCATGACCCAACGAGGATGAACAATGACATTGCCATTGTTCAGCTGCAGCAACCTCTTGTCTATAGTCAGGATATACGACCCATAAGCTTGGCCACCAATAAGGACATCATTATGCCGACCGCACAGCTTTTTGTAAGCGGCTGGGGCAGCACGTCGATCTCACAAATGCAGCCGGAAAAACGTCTTCGCTACACAGTTGTCCATCTAAGAGATCAGAACCAGTGCGCCAGAAACTATTTTGGAGCTGGCACCGTGACCAACACCATGTTCTGCGCGGGAACTCAGGTGGGAGGAAGAGATAGCTGCCAGGGAGATTCGGGCGGTCCTCTTGTCACATCTATAGATGGCCAGCTAAAGCTCTACGGCATTGTGTCCTGGGGATTTGGATGCGCCAACGCCATGTTTCCTGGAATTTACACTAAAGTTTCCGCCTATGACGACTGGATAGCGCAGACAATTGAGGAGCTGGTCTAG
- the LOC116800380 gene encoding uncharacterized protein LOC116800380: MKYVGIIWWIYFLSIFMQIVHAEQSLAISIIDAQSNNGSVSKGFHSRKRNAFRLYADWGYTMDSNKPLKQECRSTGYQKDFPWVSIKKRNRLIQEPRRYLKDLRSEMYEKADAEKCHQPEMRNVQDFLECQVRRHMRLELQIPKYPNVP; this comes from the exons ATGAAGTATGTTGGAATAATCTGGTGGATATATTTCCTATCTATCTTCATGCAGATTGTGCATGCGGAGCAAAGCTTGGCAATATCAATTATAGATGCACAATCAAATAATGGATCAGTCTCAAAGGGTTTTCATTCTAGAAAGCGAAATGCCTTTCGTTTGTACGCCGATTGGG GCTATACCATGGATTCAAACAAACCCTTGAAGCAGGAATGCCGCTCAACGGGCTATCAAAAGGACTTTCCTTGGGTGTCTATTAAGAAGAGAAACCGTTTAATTCAAGAACCCCGACGGTATTTAAAGGATCTGCGTAGTGAGATGTATGAAAAAGCGGATGCTGAGAAATGCCATCAGCCGGAAATGAGGAATGTTCAGGACTTTCTCGAGTGCCAAGTGCGCAGGCATATGCGACTGGAGTTGCAGATTCCCAAGTATCCCAATGTACCTTAA
- the LOC6610086 gene encoding uncharacterized protein LOC6610086 yields MASATSSSARHLFDESKKRLCARVGENANNLGSVARQVIRGSKSNEIMHQTLKNFTQVDVVSDYSHQNLQKMTLILQHVGYQYDVMQDSVNHLDYLKEQVTAMER; encoded by the exons ATGGCCTCTGCGACCAGTTCAAGTGCTCGGCATTTATTCGACGAGTCCAAGAAGCGCTTGTGTGCCCGCGTGggtgaaaatgcaaataatttgg GTTCTGTGGCCCGACAGGTAATCCGAGGTTCCAAGAGCAATGAG ATCATGCACCAAACCCTGAAGAACTTCACCCAAGTGGACGTGGTCTCGGATTACAGCCACCAGAATCTGCAGAAGATGACGCTGATCCTGCAGCACGTGGGCTACCAGTACGATGTGATGCAGGACAGTGTCAACCACTTGGATTACCTCAAGGAGCAGGTGACGGCCATGGAAAGATGA
- the LOC6610094 gene encoding uncharacterized protein LOC6610094, which yields MEDSEAAFKRHESIGPKVKQAYEEAIKQIFADLSCSDMQAWDAIYQEHEQSALDTQSIVDRTRSLMTKVVLEMNRCFFASNDVPNKLQTLEMLKEHFAGYEGKKWNLNTAAPDELTRPLRMRFLDFSLEFMEQQLASQAKELEIAMAKSNANRERLQHIHDQRLKLSAQMEQQLSQYEKVKPELIKLDETMIDF from the exons ATGGAGGATTCAGAAGCCGCATTTAAACGCCACGAGAGTATTGGGCCAAAGGTGAAACAGGCCTACGAGGAAGCCATTAAACAAATCTTTGCCGACTTGAG CTGCTCAGATATGCAAGCGTGGGATGCCATTTACCAGGAGCACGAGCAATCGGCTCTGGACACCCAAAGCATCGTAGATCGCACTCGCAGTCTGATGACCAAGGTTGTGCTCGAAATGAACCGATGCTTCTTCGCCAGCAACGATGTGCCAAATAAGCTGCAAACTTTGGAAATGCTCAAGGAACATTTCGCTGGCTACGAGGGCAAGAAATG GAACCTGAACACTGCAGCCCCCGACGAACTCACTCGGCCGTTGCGCATGCGATTTTTGGACTTCAGCCTGGAATTCATGGAGCAGCAACTGGCCTCTCAGGCAAAAGAACTTGAG ATTGCTATGGCCAAGAGCAATGCCAATCGCGAGCGACTCCAACATATCCATGACCAGCGACTGAAATTGAGTGCCCAAATGGAGCAGCAATTGTCGCAGTACGAGAAAGTAAAGCCAGAACTTATTAAGCTAGACGAAACAATGATTGATTTTTGA
- the LOC6610083 gene encoding general odorant-binding protein 57d translates to MISSTSLMPGKMSLRFLPHLACIIFILEIQFRNSECNDPCPHNEGIDEDIAEAILSDWPANVDLTSVKRSHKCYVTCILQYYNIVSTSGEIFLDKYYDTGVIDEFAVAPKINRCRYEFRMETDYCSRIFAIFNCLRQEILAN, encoded by the exons ATGATATCTTCAACTAGTTTGATGCCTGGAAAAATGTCTCTGAGATTCTTACCGCATCTGgcttgtattatttttattttggaaatTCAGTTT AGAAATTCTGAATGTAACGATCCGTGCCCCCATAATGAAGGAATAGACGAAGATATAGCTGAAGCAATTCTAAGTGACTGGCCAGCAAATGTGGATTTGACTAGCGTAAAAAGGTCACACAAGTGTTATGTGACctgcattttgcaatattaCAATATTGTGAGCACCTCTGGTGAGATATTTCTGGACAAGTACTACGATACTGGGGTCATTGATGAGTTTGCGGTGGCACCCAAAATCAATCGATGCCGATATGAGTTTAGAATGGAAACAGATTATTGTAGCCGAATTTTTGCTATATTCAATTGCTTAAGGCAAGAAATATTAGCGAACTAA
- the LOC6610089 gene encoding uncharacterized protein LOC6610089, protein MLLSMQMWRSLWLAALFCGLAQAKGSHKVHCSEDQMRVDIGLPDAESKDQSAHQIYLEGLKGYPDERCQPQIDGSLAVFRLSLSDFYECGVTRMVNQLTGKKVYYHKIIIESTSGKEIVSVKCITTASPAYNVMMNATTGSSSTSTSSGGIHGLVKRDVLPAGFQEPEDLEITTSLTKRAPEPRLSIGVSQDGQKFTRDLTVKSGTPLTMEINLDEDSAPVYGLGVNYLDVTDTHTSSETLIFKGCTVDPYLFENFNTIDGDILSAKFKAFKFPDSSYVQFRATVNVCLDKCLGTQCSNNQVGFGRRKREISSANKVYEISLAMFLQVQDIEGVNKNEVLQLEEKLRELKLANQRLARNSRGNFAMEQTPASAQPAFVVDERELGHLSAGSGAALNGLSLALWTILGAWSWRLM, encoded by the exons atgctGCTCTCAATGCAAATGTGGCGCTCTCTGTGGCTGGCGGCCCTTTTCTGCGGATTAGCCCAGGCCAAAG GTTCCCACAAGGTGCACTGTTCGGAGGATCAGATGAGGGTAGACATTGGACTGCCGGATGCGGAGTCGAAGGATCAGAGTGCTCATCAGATCTATTTGGAGGGACTGAAGGGATATCCGGATGAGAGATGCCAGCCGCAAATCGATGGTTCCCTGGCCGTTTTTCGGCTTTCCCTCAGCGATTTTTACGAGTGCGGAGTAACGCGAATGGTCAACCAGCTGACG GGCAAGAAGGTGTATTACCATAAAATCATCATAGAGTCAACCAGCGGCAAGGAGATCGTCAGCGTTAAGTGCATCACCACCGCCAGTCCCGCCTATAATGTGATGATGAATGCCACCACCGGGTCCAGTTCCACGTCCACGTCCAGCGGCGGCATCCACGGCCTGGTCAAGAGGGATGTGCTGCCGGCGGGATTCCAGGAACCCGA GGATCTGGAGATCACCACATCGCTGACCAAGCGAGCCCCCGAACCACGACTCTCAATTGGCGTTAGCCAGGATGGTCAGAAGTTCACCAGGGATTTGACTGTGAAGTCG GGCACACCTTTGACAATGGAAATCAATCTGGATGAGGACTCTGCACCTGTTTATGGTCTGGGTGTCAACTATTTGGATGTGACGGACACGCATACCTCATCGGAAACGCTGATCTTTAAGGG CTGCACAGTGGATCCCTATCTCTTTGAGAACTTCAACACCATTGACGGCGACATTTTGAGTGCCAAGTTCAAGGCCTTCAAGTTCCCCGACTCGTCCTACGTGCAATTCCGCGCCACGGTTAACGTGTGTCTGGACAAGTGCCTCGGCACCCAGTGCTCCAACAACCAGGTGGGCTTCGGTCGACGCAAGCGGGAGATTAGCTCAGCGAACAAGGTCTACGAGATCTCGCTGGCCATGTTCCTGCAGGTTCAGGATATCGAGGGTGTCAATAAGA ATGAAGTCCTGCAGCTGGAGGAGAAGCTTAGGGAGCTGAAGCTGGCCAACCAGCGCCTGGCCAGGAATAGCCGCGGCAACTTTGCCATGGAGCAGACGCCCGCCAGTGCTCAGCCCGCCTTTGTGGTGGACGAGCGGGAGCTGGGCCATCTCAGTGCCGGATCGGGAGCCGCATTGAACGGGCTGTCGCTGGCTCTCTGGACGATTCTGGGGGCATGGAGTTGGCGGCTGATGTAG
- the LOC6610087 gene encoding ventral anterior homeobox 1 codes for MNSQSAVRRYPHSFSIEQILAKPEMRSSTSFEDSAQDESGRGGNCLGASRVSSPATSSCLDDNMDDGKSDIDLASDDGNGLGDDRKKRPRTAFSAAQIKALETEFERGKYLSVAKRTALAKQLQLTETQIKIWFQNRRTKWKRKYTSDVETLASHYYAQLGIGGLARPMVVGDRLWLFSQTPTGPTPIQSIMLNGSGAAAPMASATAATGSPMRPYATSGGMPPLPGPSVMESARNAILARGQPLNFALPFGVAKPPAGGVPAASYIQRCKPYAANYVDYAASLPTNESYLQMKYATLPPETESGASNGLAELERVFGDANANFLQQRSTPVAGTATAYGHDGLNQAQRSRRPTQSESECSDIDCEHLDEDEEPPAAE; via the exons ATGAATTCGCAATCGGCAGTGCGTCGCTATCCACACAGTTTCTCCATCGAGCAAATTCTGGCCAAGCCGGAAATGCGCAGCTCCACTTCCTTTGAGGACTCGGCGCAGGATGAAAGTGGTCGCGGTGGCAATTGTCTCGGTGCTTCACGGGTTTCCAGTCCGGCAACATCGAGTTGCTTGGATGACAACATGGACGACGGCAAAAGTGATATCGATTTGGCCTCGGATGATGGAAACG GCCTTGGTGATGACCGCAAGAAGCGACCGCGGACCGCCTTCTCGGCAGCCCAAATCAAAGCACTGGAAACGGAGTTCGAAAGGGGAAAGTATCTTTCGGTGGCCAAGCGAACGGCACTGGCCAAGCAGCTCCAGCTTACAGAAACGCAG ATCAAGATCTGGTTCCAAAACCGCCGCACCAAGTGGAAGCGCAAGTACACCTCGGACGTGGAAACGCTGGCCTCACACTATTACGCCCAGCTGGGCATCGGGGGATTGGCCAGGCCCATGGTGGTTGGCGATCGCCTCTGGCTCTTTAGCCAAACGCCAACGGGTCCCACGCCCATTCAGTCCATTATGCTAAATGGCAGTGGCGCCGCTGCACCCATGGCCTCGGCAACGGCGGCCACCGGCTCACCCATGCGTCCGTACGCGACGAGCGGTGGGATGCCTCCGTTGCCGGGTCCCAGTGTGATGGAGAGTGCCCGTAATGCCATACTGGCGCGCGGACAACCCTTGAACTTCGCCCTGCCCTTTGGCGTGGCCAAGCCGCCAGCGGGCGGAGTGCCTGCAGCCAGCTACATCCAACGCTGCAAACCGTATGCGGCCAACTATGTGGACTACGCGGCGTCACTGCCAACGAACGAGAGTTATCTGCAGATGAAGTACGCGACGCTGCCGCCGGAAACGGAAAGCGGCGCATCCAATGGTCTCGCCGAACTGGAGCGCGTCTTTGGGGATGCCAACGCCAACTTTCTGCAGCAACGCAGCACTCCAGTCGCTGGAACAGCCACAGCCTACGGCCACGATGGATTGAATCAGGCGCAGAGGAGCCGCAGACCCACGCAATCGGAGTCCGAGTGCAGCGACATTGACTGCGAGCATCTggacgaggatgaggagcCACCTGCTGCGGAGTGA
- the LOC6610082 gene encoding general odorant-binding protein 57e, with the protein MLDRLTLYLLINFLCANVLAYTSVFNPCVSQNELSEYEANQVMEKWPDPPIDRAYKCFLTCVLLDLGLIDERGNVQIDKYMKSGVVDWQWVAIELVTCRIEFSDERDLCELSYGIFNCFKDVKLAAEKNVSISNGK; encoded by the exons ATGTTGGACCGACTAACACTATATTTATTGATCAATTTTCTGTGCGCAAATGTTCTT GCTTACACTTCAGTATTTAATCCGTGTGTTTCGCAAAATGAGTTATCGGAATATGAAGCCAACCAAGTGATGGAGAAATGGCCAGATCCGCCCATCGATCGGGCTTACAAGTGCTTTCTAACGTGCGTCCTTTTGGATCTGGGCCTGATTGATGAACGTGGTAATGTGCAGATTGACAAGTACATGAAATCCGGAGTGGTGGACTGGCAATGGGTGGCAATCGAGTTGGTAACGTGCCGCATTGAATTCAGCGACGAAAGGGATCTGTGCGAACTTTCATATGGAATCTTCAACTGTTTCAAGGATGTAAAGCTTGCGGCCGAGAAGAATGTTTCAATAAGTAATGGGAAATAG
- the LOC6610081 gene encoding gram-negative bacteria-binding protein 3, which translates to MAPLPLCLLLLVVATGFGHAYEAPEAQVRVFYPRGFEVSIPDAEGISLFAFHGKLNEEFDGLEAGQWSRDIPKAMRGRWTFRDDRTQLNHGDTLYFWTYVVNNGLGYREDEGAHVVTSYDNQHI; encoded by the coding sequence ATGGCACCACTTCCGCTgtgcctgctgctcctggtggTGGCGACTGGCTTTGGCCACGCCTACGAGGCACCTGAGGCTCAGGTGCGCGTGTTCTATCCCCGGGGATTCGAGGTCTCCATTCCGGATGCGGAGGGTATCTCGCTGTTTGCCTTCCATGGCAAGCTAAACGAGGAGTTCGACGGCCTGGAGGCGGGGCAATGGTCAAGGGATATTCCGAAGGCCATGCGGGGACGCTGGACATTCCGAGATGACAGGACACAGCTCAACCACGGCGATACCCTGTACTTCTGGACCTACGTCGTAAACAACGGGCTGGGCTATAGAGAGGATGAAGGTGCTCATGTGGTCACCAGTTACGACAATCAACATATATAG
- the LOC6610088 gene encoding alpha-1,3-mannosyl-glycoprotein 2-beta-N-acetylglucosaminyltransferase has protein sequence MRTRKVLLVIGFLVTWTYATYYLLLRQTGIHTSRHQSLQAYKLNSQARDANLQSHHLAKNVFEFVKLKYLDKQPPSVASTPQISIVAAEISAELPEQHVAKAATARIPTKTYLANGEPVFPVVVFACNRVSVKKCIDNLVQYRPSVEQFPIIVSQDCGDEPTKEAILSYGKQVTLIEQPDLSDITVLPKEKKFKGYYKIARHYGWALNTTFAVGFEFVIIVEDDLNVAPDFFEYFLGTHKLLKQDPSLWCVSAWNDNGKAAVVDAAQPELLYRTDFFPGLGWMLTKDLWAELSVKWPKSFWDDWIRHPAQRKDRVCIRPEISRTRTFGKIGVSNGLFFDKYLKHIKLSEDFVQFTKINMSYLLKDNYDNTFLRRVYTYPIVTYDELRRNLIRIEGPVRIQYTTREQYKRTTKMLGLMDDFKSGVPRTAYHGIVSFYYNKRRVHLAPNANWKGYELSWS, from the exons ATGCGAACGCGCAAGGTGCTGTTGGTAATTGGCTTTCTGGTTACGTGGACCTATGCCACCTACTACCTGCTGTTGCGCCAAACGGGCATCCACACGAGCCGTCATCAGTCGCTTCAGGCCTACAAGCTCAACTCGCAGGCCCGCGATGCCAATCTGCAGAGCCATCATCTGGCCAAGAACGTGTTTGAGTTCGTCAAGCTCAAGTACTTGGATAAGCAACCACCGTCGGTGGCCTCCACGCCGCAGATTAGCATAGTTGCCGCCGAAATATCGGCGGAGCTGCCGGAGCAGCATGTGGCTAAGGCGGCAACGGCGCGCATTCCAACGAAAACATATCTGGCCAATGGCGAGCCCGTGTTTCCAGTCGTGGTCTTCGCCTGCAATCGGGTGTCGGTGAAGAAGTGCATCGACAACTTGGTCCAGTACAGGCCCAGCGTAGAGCAGTTCCCCATTATTGTGTCACAG GACTGCGGCGATGAGCCCACCAAGGAGGCAATCCTCTCGTACGGCAAGCAGGTCACGCTCATCGAGCAGCCTGATCTCAGCGACATCACCGTGCTGCCGAAGGAGAAGAAATTCAAGGGCTACTACAAGATAGCCCGACATTACGGCTGGGCCTTGAACACCACCTTTGCTGTGGGCTTCGAGTTCGTCATAATCGTCGAGGACGATCTGAACGTGGCGCCCGACTTCTTCGAGTACTTCCTGGGCACGCACAAGCTGCTCAAGCAGGACCCCAGCCTGTGGTGCGTGTCCGCGTGGAATGACAATGGCAAGGCTGCTGTCGTGGACGCCGCGCAGCCGGAGCTGCTCTACCGCACCGATTTCTTTCCCGGTCTCGGCTGGATGCTCACCAAAGATCTGTGGGCCGAGTTGTCGGTCAAATGGCCCAAATC CTTCTGGGATGATTGGATACGCCATCCCGCCCAGCGCAAAGATCGCGTGTGCATCAGGCCCGAAATATCGCGTACTCGCACGTTTGGAAAAATAGGCGTATCCAA CGGTTTGTTCTTCGATAAGTATCTGAAGCACATTAAACTGAGCGAGGACTTTGTGCAGTTTACAAAAATCAATATGAGCTACCTGCTGAAG GACAATTACGATAACACGTTTCTGCGGCGCGTTTATACGTATCCCATTGTTACATACGATGAGCTGCGGCGAAACCTGATCAG aattgaaggtccagttcgTATTCAATACACCACTAGGGAGCAGTACAAGCGGACAACTAAGATGCTGGGTCTTATGGATGACTTCAAG AGCGGTGTTCCCCGGACTGCCTATCATGGCATCGTCTCCTTCTACTACAACAAACGGCGCGTGCACCTGGCACCCAACGCCAACTGGAAGGGCTACGAGCTCTCTTGGAGCTAA
- the LOC6610084 gene encoding cuticle protein 8, which yields MKQFIVLVVCLLAVAAADVSHLVTPEPKVPASPYVFSYQAGRAPGHVDRQHTEVSDGSGVIRGAFSYVDPKNQVRTVQYVADEHGFHPQLSHKLEDSAAVQAAKQRHFAAYNRIAQEHANHTPGQVALANAPHTSAAVAHATQKHLSAFERIAAEHAAIGRQQEAQRLALAAQSEHGEIEDGQYHP from the exons ATGAAGCAGTTTATAGTTTTG GTCGTTTGTTTGCTGGCAGTCGCTGCGGCCGATGTTTCCCATCTGGTCACCCCGGAACCGAAGGTTCCAGCAAGTCCGTATGTGTTCAGCTACCAGGCTGGCCGTGCTCCCGGTCATGTGGACCGCCAGCATACCGAGGTGTCCGATGGATCGGGTGTGATCCGCGGTGCTTTCTCCTATGTGGACCCAAAGAACCAGGTGCGCACCGTGCAGTATGTGGCGGACGAGCACGGCTTCCATCCCCAGCTGAGCCACAAACTGGAGGACAGCGCCGCCGTCCAGGCAGCCAAGCAAAGGCACTTCGCGGCCTACAATCGGATTGCGCAAGAGCATGCCAACCATACACCAGGCCAAGTT GCACTGGCTAATGCCCCCCATACCAGCGCCGCCGTTGCACATGCCACCCAGAAGCACCTGAGCGCCTTCGAGCGGATCGCTGCCGAGCACGCGGCCATTGGACGGCAACAGGAGGCACAGCGTCTGGCACTGGCCGCCCAATCCGAGCATGGAGAGATCGAAGATGGACAGTACCATCCGTAG